From one Oncorhynchus clarkii lewisi isolate Uvic-CL-2024 chromosome 6, UVic_Ocla_1.0, whole genome shotgun sequence genomic stretch:
- the LOC139411446 gene encoding bolA-like protein 3, with the protein MLSILKFLQKNQAILVSRQLQRTLSSQTDGETRIAHILKEKFPSATSLKVVDISGGCGAMYEVHIESNEFKGKRTVQQHQLVNQALKEEIQGMHGLRIFTDVPRE; encoded by the exons ATGCTCTCTATTTTAAAATTTCTTCAAAAAAATCAA GCTATTTTGGTTTCTAGACAGTTGCAGAGGACTCTGTCTTCTCAGACCGATGGAGAGACACGAATTGCACATATTCTCAAAGAGAAGTTTCCATCGGCCACGTCTCTAAAAGTTGTGGACATATCAG GTGGCTGTGGTGCCATGTATGAAGTCCACATAGAATCCAATGAATTTAAAGGGAAAAGAACTGTTCAACAACACCAACTAGTCAACCAG GCACTCAAGGAAGAGATCCAAGGAATGCATGGACTACGAATATTCACAGATGTTCCTCGAGAGTAA
- the LOC139411444 gene encoding beta,beta-carotene 15,15'-dioxygenase isoform X2, which translates to MAYDYAKNIEERPDPVKADLKGNLPSWLHGTLLRNGPGIFSVGDTTYNHWFDGMALMHSFTFKDGEVIYRSRYLRGDTYKDNMAAKRIVVSEMGTMAYPDPGKNVISRVITFLNHTVPDFTDNCGNNFIRYGKDYYATSETNYIRKVDPVTLETQDKVDYMKYLAVNLVTSHPHYDKDGTAYNMGTSIAEKGKTKYTLFKVPDTTAGDKANASPALKNLEVICTVPCRSLLSPSYYHSFGMTDNYFIFIEQPFKLDILKMATAYMRGVNWASCLKFFPEENTLIHLIDRKTGKEVGIKYYTEAMIVYHHVNAFEEDGHVIFDVIAYEDPSLYNMFYLNVLKEQSKTSAMSVPKCKRFALPVQTDKGIDVGDDMVKLQYTTASAVKEKEGKLLCQPEVLCDSVELPRINYDFNGKKYRFVYMTCVAMTAVATKIMKLDIETKEKTEWSEENCWPSEPVFIPRPNGEGEDDGVVLTTVINSNPGGSGFILVLDAKSFKEVARAYMNAELHMDMHGYFISMEN; encoded by the exons ATGGCCTACGACTACGCTAAAAACATAGAAGAAAGACCTGATCCAGTGAAGGCTGACCTCAAAG GAAACCTTCCAAGCTGGCTGCATGGCACGTTGTTGCGCAATGGGCCAGGCATATTCTCAGTGGGGGATACCACATACAACCACTGGTTCGATGGGATGGCCCTGATGCACAGCTTTACATTCAAAGATG GTGAGGTAATCTACAGAAGCAGATATTTACGTGGAGACACATACAAAGACAACATGGCAGCCAAAAGAATTGTTGTGTCTGAAATGGGGACAATGGCCTACCCGGACCCAGGCAAAAACGTCATATCTAG GGTGATCACCTTTCTTAACCACACGGTCCCAGACTTCACTGACAACTGTGGCAACAATTTCATTCGATATGGAAAGGATTATTATGCAACCTCTGAAACCAACTACATCCGCAAAGTAGATCCTGTGACTCTGGAAACTCAGGACAAG GTTGACTACATGAAATACCTTGCTGTGAACCTGGTGACATCCCATCCACATTACGATAAAGACGGAACAGCCTACAACATGGGAACTTCAATAGCGGAGAAGGGAAAGACTAAATACACCTTATTCAAGGTTCCAGACACTACTGCGGGag ATAAGGCCAATGCTTCTCCAGCCTTGAAGAACCTTGAGGTGATCTGCACAGTGCCCTGCCGCTCCCTCCTCAGCCCCAGCTACTACCACAGCTTCGGCATGACTGACAACTACTTCATCTTCATTGAGCAGCCATTCAAACTGGACATCCTCAAGATGGCCACAGCATACATGAGAGGGGTCAACTGGGCTAGTTGTCTAAAGTTTTTCCCTGAGGAAAAT ACCCTGATTCACCTGATCGATAGAAAGACAGGCAAAGAAGTGGGCATAAAGTACTACACAGAGGCAATGATAGTGTACCATCACGTGAATGCCTTTGAAGAGGATGGTCATGTCATCTTTGATGTTATCGCCTATGAAGATCCCAGCTTATACAACATGTTCTACCTAAATGTGTTAAAAGAACAATCAAAGACCTCCGCAATGTCTGTGCCAAAGTGCAAAAGATTTGCCCTTCCTGTACAGACTGACAAG GGGATTGATGTAGGAGATGATATGGTGAAACTCCAATACACAACAGCCAGCgctgtgaaagagaaagagggtaaACTACTCTGCCAGCCAGAGGTGCTTTGTGACA GTGTGGAACTACCCAGGATCAATTATGACTTCAATGGCAAGAAGTACAGATTTGTCTACATGACTTGTGTTGCAATGACAGCAGTGGCAACTAAG ATCATGAAGTTGGACATTGAGACAAAGGAGAAGACTGAATGGAGTGAGGAGAACTGCTGGCCATCAGAGCCTGTGTTCATTCCAAGACCCaacggagaaggagaggatgatg GTGTGGTCTTGACAACAGTCATCAACTCCAATCCAGGGGGATCTGGCTTCATCTTGGTGCTGGATGCAAAGTCTTTCAAGGAGGTAGCTCGAGCATATATGAATGCAGAGCTTCACATGGACATGCATGGATACTTCATCTCAATGGAAAATTAG
- the LOC139411444 gene encoding beta,beta-carotene 15,15'-dioxygenase isoform X3, translating into MAYDYAKNIEERPDPVKADLKGNLPSWLHGTLLRNGPGIFSVGDTTYNHWFDGMALMHSFTFKDGEVIYRSRYLRGDTYKDNMAAKRIVVSEMGTMAYPDPGKNVISRVITFLNHTVPDFTDNCGNNFIRYGKDYYATSETNYIRKVDPVTLETQDKVDYMKYLAVNLVTSHPHYDKDGTAYNMGTSIAEKGKTKYTLFKVPDTTAGALKNLEVICTVPCRSLLSPSYYHSFGMTDNYFIFIEQPFKLDILKMATAYMRGVNWASCLKFFPEENTLIHLIDRKTGKEVGIKYYTEAMIVYHHVNAFEEDGHVIFDVIAYEDPSLYNMFYLNVLKEQSKTSAMSVPKCKRFALPVQTDKGIDVGDDMVKLQYTTASAVKEKEGKLLCQPEVLCDSVELPRINYDFNGKKYRFVYMTCVAMTAVATKIMKLDIETKEKTEWSEENCWPSEPVFIPRPNGEGEDDGVVLTTVINSNPGGSGFILVLDAKSFKEVARAYMNAELHMDMHGYFISMEN; encoded by the exons ATGGCCTACGACTACGCTAAAAACATAGAAGAAAGACCTGATCCAGTGAAGGCTGACCTCAAAG GAAACCTTCCAAGCTGGCTGCATGGCACGTTGTTGCGCAATGGGCCAGGCATATTCTCAGTGGGGGATACCACATACAACCACTGGTTCGATGGGATGGCCCTGATGCACAGCTTTACATTCAAAGATG GTGAGGTAATCTACAGAAGCAGATATTTACGTGGAGACACATACAAAGACAACATGGCAGCCAAAAGAATTGTTGTGTCTGAAATGGGGACAATGGCCTACCCGGACCCAGGCAAAAACGTCATATCTAG GGTGATCACCTTTCTTAACCACACGGTCCCAGACTTCACTGACAACTGTGGCAACAATTTCATTCGATATGGAAAGGATTATTATGCAACCTCTGAAACCAACTACATCCGCAAAGTAGATCCTGTGACTCTGGAAACTCAGGACAAG GTTGACTACATGAAATACCTTGCTGTGAACCTGGTGACATCCCATCCACATTACGATAAAGACGGAACAGCCTACAACATGGGAACTTCAATAGCGGAGAAGGGAAAGACTAAATACACCTTATTCAAGGTTCCAGACACTACTGCGGGag CCTTGAAGAACCTTGAGGTGATCTGCACAGTGCCCTGCCGCTCCCTCCTCAGCCCCAGCTACTACCACAGCTTCGGCATGACTGACAACTACTTCATCTTCATTGAGCAGCCATTCAAACTGGACATCCTCAAGATGGCCACAGCATACATGAGAGGGGTCAACTGGGCTAGTTGTCTAAAGTTTTTCCCTGAGGAAAAT ACCCTGATTCACCTGATCGATAGAAAGACAGGCAAAGAAGTGGGCATAAAGTACTACACAGAGGCAATGATAGTGTACCATCACGTGAATGCCTTTGAAGAGGATGGTCATGTCATCTTTGATGTTATCGCCTATGAAGATCCCAGCTTATACAACATGTTCTACCTAAATGTGTTAAAAGAACAATCAAAGACCTCCGCAATGTCTGTGCCAAAGTGCAAAAGATTTGCCCTTCCTGTACAGACTGACAAG GGGATTGATGTAGGAGATGATATGGTGAAACTCCAATACACAACAGCCAGCgctgtgaaagagaaagagggtaaACTACTCTGCCAGCCAGAGGTGCTTTGTGACA GTGTGGAACTACCCAGGATCAATTATGACTTCAATGGCAAGAAGTACAGATTTGTCTACATGACTTGTGTTGCAATGACAGCAGTGGCAACTAAG ATCATGAAGTTGGACATTGAGACAAAGGAGAAGACTGAATGGAGTGAGGAGAACTGCTGGCCATCAGAGCCTGTGTTCATTCCAAGACCCaacggagaaggagaggatgatg GTGTGGTCTTGACAACAGTCATCAACTCCAATCCAGGGGGATCTGGCTTCATCTTGGTGCTGGATGCAAAGTCTTTCAAGGAGGTAGCTCGAGCATATATGAATGCAGAGCTTCACATGGACATGCATGGATACTTCATCTCAATGGAAAATTAG
- the LOC139411444 gene encoding beta,beta-carotene 15,15'-dioxygenase isoform X1, whose protein sequence is MAYDYAKNIEERPDPVKADLKGNLPSWLHGTLLRNGPGIFSVGDTTYNHWFDGMALMHSFTFKDGEVIYRSRYLRGDTYKDNMAAKRIVVSEMGTMAYPDPGKNVISRVITFLNHTVPDFTDNCGNNFIRYGKDYYATSETNYIRKVDPVTLETQDKVDYMKYLAVNLVTSHPHYDKDGTAYNMGTSIAEKGKTKYTLFKVPDTTAGGTLPVKNKANASPALKNLEVICTVPCRSLLSPSYYHSFGMTDNYFIFIEQPFKLDILKMATAYMRGVNWASCLKFFPEENTLIHLIDRKTGKEVGIKYYTEAMIVYHHVNAFEEDGHVIFDVIAYEDPSLYNMFYLNVLKEQSKTSAMSVPKCKRFALPVQTDKGIDVGDDMVKLQYTTASAVKEKEGKLLCQPEVLCDSVELPRINYDFNGKKYRFVYMTCVAMTAVATKIMKLDIETKEKTEWSEENCWPSEPVFIPRPNGEGEDDGVVLTTVINSNPGGSGFILVLDAKSFKEVARAYMNAELHMDMHGYFISMEN, encoded by the exons ATGGCCTACGACTACGCTAAAAACATAGAAGAAAGACCTGATCCAGTGAAGGCTGACCTCAAAG GAAACCTTCCAAGCTGGCTGCATGGCACGTTGTTGCGCAATGGGCCAGGCATATTCTCAGTGGGGGATACCACATACAACCACTGGTTCGATGGGATGGCCCTGATGCACAGCTTTACATTCAAAGATG GTGAGGTAATCTACAGAAGCAGATATTTACGTGGAGACACATACAAAGACAACATGGCAGCCAAAAGAATTGTTGTGTCTGAAATGGGGACAATGGCCTACCCGGACCCAGGCAAAAACGTCATATCTAG GGTGATCACCTTTCTTAACCACACGGTCCCAGACTTCACTGACAACTGTGGCAACAATTTCATTCGATATGGAAAGGATTATTATGCAACCTCTGAAACCAACTACATCCGCAAAGTAGATCCTGTGACTCTGGAAACTCAGGACAAG GTTGACTACATGAAATACCTTGCTGTGAACCTGGTGACATCCCATCCACATTACGATAAAGACGGAACAGCCTACAACATGGGAACTTCAATAGCGGAGAAGGGAAAGACTAAATACACCTTATTCAAGGTTCCAGACACTACTGCGGGaggtacactaccagtcaaaa ATAAGGCCAATGCTTCTCCAGCCTTGAAGAACCTTGAGGTGATCTGCACAGTGCCCTGCCGCTCCCTCCTCAGCCCCAGCTACTACCACAGCTTCGGCATGACTGACAACTACTTCATCTTCATTGAGCAGCCATTCAAACTGGACATCCTCAAGATGGCCACAGCATACATGAGAGGGGTCAACTGGGCTAGTTGTCTAAAGTTTTTCCCTGAGGAAAAT ACCCTGATTCACCTGATCGATAGAAAGACAGGCAAAGAAGTGGGCATAAAGTACTACACAGAGGCAATGATAGTGTACCATCACGTGAATGCCTTTGAAGAGGATGGTCATGTCATCTTTGATGTTATCGCCTATGAAGATCCCAGCTTATACAACATGTTCTACCTAAATGTGTTAAAAGAACAATCAAAGACCTCCGCAATGTCTGTGCCAAAGTGCAAAAGATTTGCCCTTCCTGTACAGACTGACAAG GGGATTGATGTAGGAGATGATATGGTGAAACTCCAATACACAACAGCCAGCgctgtgaaagagaaagagggtaaACTACTCTGCCAGCCAGAGGTGCTTTGTGACA GTGTGGAACTACCCAGGATCAATTATGACTTCAATGGCAAGAAGTACAGATTTGTCTACATGACTTGTGTTGCAATGACAGCAGTGGCAACTAAG ATCATGAAGTTGGACATTGAGACAAAGGAGAAGACTGAATGGAGTGAGGAGAACTGCTGGCCATCAGAGCCTGTGTTCATTCCAAGACCCaacggagaaggagaggatgatg GTGTGGTCTTGACAACAGTCATCAACTCCAATCCAGGGGGATCTGGCTTCATCTTGGTGCTGGATGCAAAGTCTTTCAAGGAGGTAGCTCGAGCATATATGAATGCAGAGCTTCACATGGACATGCATGGATACTTCATCTCAATGGAAAATTAG